The following are encoded together in the Jaculus jaculus isolate mJacJac1 chromosome 3, mJacJac1.mat.Y.cur, whole genome shotgun sequence genome:
- the Exph5 gene encoding exophilin-5 isoform X4: MREESGMPPPWDASLLENEFFQVLDDLDSQLSQEQSTSSLSSRMPFDYASRTQFHHSYSRENRHGNTLRRHKDHHHETSNMSIYDILRPGTPREGFKTFSPRTRAIYDMYRTREPRVLKEDFMPNNTFGSTSLCFDSRQRSASPAMGHFTARSLHFPATSQSKSSFIPASHQQSPKRTPLSSIIWNSSDSTGDRQTQDSFLKTPPPMDIDPADQYMYTCPFQESRRYELYHSSNAYQSVPMDKATSPDTLEDSENMPFYHQDKPRSRSFFSNPFRRCREQRFGPSSLWSQQEGHTSWSDFHQGRKPFASFDKDFEMISVEANNIPLAHGLGSPLQHWGPSSPTYGTYIFRGQEEPHRRQSDFQVSSLENMEIAHANLNQSPPHLDTSNVFSMADSSCHTQSSGLEYQQDSSPTEVHINKEPHSLGIAQTLTPSFKTSFPLIPDDKGTSQRPNFQDPKDTLQKVIPNKPDFLPIRSCTGVTVASSDFAQSQSLTETQLNIPGTEMNNEKDINESVSESKQPCLDQTNKTGGTPKPVSQIMVTNPSPNFQQSLSQDSAHLDRLCDNISDTVSSRRSPRVFPRKGGSQTFILQRDKDTEPKTDERVPGNGKVGSATLPSFPSPNQSLHQESTSSHKDHSSIINHNQQCSEPTENQKLQSPQEPAVSDSSPADHSFLNALVPSTTVFFRRSPTGKDPSLEEGEGKDSVSKSQNKYPLPPSVSQKSSDSPLPVHDEGADVVKGYSPFRNAKGKGRVRHRISCIEKLSKMESQSTPMSEDRSILQEDQSDANTTGLSTVYCTLPRKSSSFLIKIRQPESKIMTASIRNGPLPFQIKNSVEDTARNSISNKGNPSSPETMSEYSQVASDLATETPEATKRMTSMKAIRSASVRKGPLPFLVTRAMSCPSGLPCTSMERNRSKRSLVSNIDASTMTPGPWERTINPLESDSAVKDYLLTKRHHQKECSQEGTEKDRETSASKTSLFSPSSKDGPFCTDMSGKESRKALHKFKTTSMFSVSGDKDNVKCLEVVSVYYTLPRKPSKQFCNLLQQYAQNMDSLTESLQMETKTSPNALEGNELHCSTQEQSGIPLSEELKMQVDSAHTTENKANLQLPDKGSFEPILEEMASVGTDDSLQKGKPKTRENFPDNISKTPLDKRRKLHSSLTLQEKNVTEEKSENCQQFVKGENKGLSVLSDHSEDDVENSQTSSSGEHAGGVSITSTESERCLQEDHAAVVVGDSSSGSHPRGVKGTTETDCPKLTDNMLSDSESQAFGLTQALHKLQLVEEDPSDEADLQSLWSEPRESPQGSCEVDATAIRKIEDEVQELACNQTLLSGRNDENKTNLDEFEQRENRYSIKYRVTAMSKANSKFPAKDISPRRHVATIFPQSESKCGFGKLSLGRLECNPLFPEPTPKSRKSKDESSLSNDGLVMEKSEIPLQVTVISNKEPLSQSFHHKSNNISQVHQNEVKNVSGSPPKHESSKDVTVTQILEELRTPAQFSNLREKNFSDHQWSPLFILEPTQKSVENLSLPSCQSQHGSAPSPGWEPEPQLYRSKSLKSINVHDDLLRTSHPPKARGRHFSETTSIDNAFSPLPFGNDCSDSNGNSRRFSSFSELPSSDENWPLYSNRTKTAPKSTSSISRPIDYGIFGKEQQLAFLENVKRSLTQGRLWKPSFLKNPGFLKDELLNPSMSQPELLKSNSPRSQVPEDVFPSEPLNIYEEDRGHSDCDTDTTTDDEYYLDENDKESEL; the protein is encoded by the exons ATGAGGGAAGAGAGTGGCATGCCTCCTCCATGGGATGCTTCCCTGCTAGAAAATGAATTTTTCCAAG TTTTAGATGACTTGGATAGTCAGCTCTCTCAGGAACAATCTACAAGCTCACTGAGCAGTAGAATGCCTTTCGACTATGCATCAAGGACACAGTTCCATCATTCTTACTCCAGGGAGAACAGGCATGGAAATACCCTGAGGAGACACAAAGAtcaccatcatgaaacttccaaTATGTCCATCTATGACATCCTCAGACCAGGAACTCCAAGAGAAGGTTTTAAAACCTTTTCTCCCAGGACAAGGGCAATTTATGATATGTACAGGACAAGGGAGCCCAGAGTCTTAAAAGAAGATTTTATGCCCAATAATACTTTTGGTAGTACATCTCTGTGTTTTGACAGCAGACAGCGATCAGCCTCACCAGCCATGGGACATTTCACTGCAAGGAGCTTACATTTTCCAGCCACATCTCAGAGCAAGAGTAGTTTTATACCAGCAAGCCATCAGCAGAGCCCAAAGAGAACTCCTTTATCATCCATCATATGGAATAGTTCAGATTCTACTGGAGACAGGCAGACCCAAGACAGCTTCttgaaaacaccaccaccaatgGATATCGACCCTGCTGACCAGTATATGTATACTTGCCCTTTTCAGGAGAGTAGGAGGTATGAATTGTATCATTCATCAAATGCTTATCAGAGTGTTCCCATGGATAAAGCCACAAGTCCTGACACATTGGAGGACTCAGAGAATATGCCATTCTACCATCAAGACAAGCCACGTTCAAGATCTTTCTTTAGCAATCCCTTTAGAAGATGCAGAGAACAGAGATTTGGACCAAGTTCTCTTTGGAGCCAACAGGAAGGACATACTTCCTGGTCTGACTTCCATCAAGGTAGGAAACCATTCGCTTCTTTTGACAAAGACTTTGAAATGATTTCTGTTGAAGCAAATAATATCCCATTGGCTCATGGCCTTGGTTCCCCATTGCAGCACTGGGGACCATCTTCTCCTACTTATGGAACGTATATTTTTAGAGGGCAGGAAGAGCCACATCGCAGGCAATCTGATTTTCAGGTGTCCTCCCTGGAGAACATGGAGATAGCACATGCTAATTTGAACCAGTCACCTCCCCATTTAGACACATCAAATGTTTTCTCCATGGCTGATTCAAGCTGCCACACCCAGTCTTCTGGTTTGGAGTATCAACAGGACAGTTCTCCTACAGAAGTTCATATCAACAAGGAACCCCACTCACTTGGCATTGCTCAGACTCTAACACCCTCATTCAAAACTTCTTTTCCCTTGATTCCTGATGATAAAGGAACTTCTCAGAGACCTAACTTTCAGGACCCCAAGGATACTCTGCAGAAAGTTATTCCAAATAAGCCAGACTTCCTTCCAATAAGAAGTTGTACAGGAGTTACTGTGGCCAGCAGTGATTTTGCGCAATCTCAGTCTCTTACTGAAACCCAGCTCAACATCCCAGGCACAGAAATGAATAATGAGAAAGACATAAATGAATCAGTTTCAGAAAGCAAACAGCCGTGTTTGGACCAGACAAACAAGACAGGTGGAACACCCAAGCCTGTTTCACAGATCATGGTTACTAACCCTTCACCTAATTTTCAACAGTCTCTCTCCCAGGACTCAGCCCACCTCGACAGGCTTTGTGATAATATATCTGATACAGTAAGTTCCAGAAGGTCACCCAGAGTCTTTCCCAGGAAAGGTGGTTCCCAAACTTTCATATTACAAAGAGATAAAGACACTGAACCTAAAACAGATGAGCGTGTTCCTGGGAATGGGAAAGTTGGCTCAGCAACTTTGCCATCTTTTCCCAGCCCAAATCAAAGTCTTCACCAGGAATCAACATCAAGTCATAAAGACCATTCAAGTATTATTAACCATAACCAGCAGTGCTCTGAACCCACAGAGAATCAAAAACTACAGTCTCCACAAGAGCCTGCAGTTTCAGATTCCTCACCAGCAGATCATTCTTTCCTCAATGCTCTTGTTCCTTCTACTACAGTGTTCTTCAGGAGAAGCCCTACAGGCAAAGACCCATCtctggaagaaggagaaggaaaagatagTGTTAGCAAGAGCCAAAACAAGTACCCTCTACCGCCCTCGGTAAGCCAAAAGAGCAGTGACAGCCCACTGCCTGTACATGATGAAGGAGCTGATGTGGTCAAAGGCTATTCTCCCTTCAGAAATGCAAAGGGAAAAGGCAGAGTGAGACATCGTATATCCTGTATTGAAAAGCTAAGCAAAATGGAAAGTCAGTCAACACCCATGAGTGAAGACAGGAGCATTCTTCAGGAGGACCAAAGCGATGCCAACACTACTGGCCTGAGCACAGTCTATTGCACCTTGCCAAGAAAATCATCCAGTTTTCTCATCAAAATCAGGCAGCCAGAGAGTAAGATAATGACTGCTTCAATTAGGAATGGACCTCTTCCATTCCAGATAAAAAATTCTGTGGAAGATACAGCTAGAAACAGTATATCTAACAAAGGCAATCCCAGCTCTCCTGAGACAATGAGTGAATATTCCCAGGTTGCTTCAGATTTGGCAACAGAGACACCTGAAGCCACCAAGAGAATGACAAGTATGAAGGCCATTAGATCTGCTTCTGTTAGAAAAGGGCCACTCCCATTCCTCGTCACGAGGGCCATGTCATGTCCTTCAGGGTTGCCATGTACCTCAATGGAAAGAAATAGAAGTAAAAGGTCATTGGTGTCCAACATAGATGCTTCTACTATGACACCAGGGCCTTGGGAGAGAACTATTAACCCTCTGGAAAGCGATTCAGCTGTTAAAGATTATCTTTTAACCAAAAGACACCACCAAAAGGAATGTTCTCAGGAAGGCACTGAAAAAGACAGGGAGACTTCAGCCTCTAAAACAAGCTTATTTTCCCCTTCAAGTAAAGATGGACCTTTTTGCACAGATATGTCtggaaaagaaagtagaaaagcaTTACATAAATTTAAGACAACTAGTATGTTTTCCGTTTCTGGTGATAAGGACAATGTAAAATGTCTTGAAGTGGTTTCAGTATATTATACTCTACCAAGGAAACCCAGCAAACAATTTTGTAACCTCCTCCAACAGTATGCACAAAACATGGACTCACTTACAGAATCTTTGCAAATGGAGACCAAAACAAGTCCTAATGCTTTAGAAGGAAATGAATTACACTGTTCTACCCAAGAACAGTCAGGAATACCTTTATCTGAGGAGCTAAAGATGCAGGTTGACTCTGCTCACACCACTGAAAATAAGGCCAACTTGCAATTACCGGATAAAGGGTCCTTCGAGCCTATTTTAGAGGAAATGGCTTCTGTTGGGACAGATGATTCTCTTCAAAAAGGAAAACCTAAAACTAGAGAAAATTTCCCAGATAATATATCTAAAACACCTCTAGATAAGAGGAGAAAATTACACAGCTCATTAACGCTTCAGGAAAAAAATGTGACAGAAGAAAAATCTGAAAACTGTCAACAATTTGTTAAAGGAGAAAACAAGGGTCTTTCTGTTCTGTCAGACCATTCAGAAGATGATGTTGAAAATTCCCAAACCAGTAGTTCTGGAGAGCATGCAGGTGGTGTAAGCATTACATCAACTGAAAGTGAAAGGTGTCTTCAGGAAGATCATGCAGCTGTGGTTGTAGGTGACAGCTCCAGTGGGTCACATCCAAGGGGAGTCAAGGGCACAACTGAAACAGACTGCCCCAAACTTACTGATAACATGCTTTCTGACTCAGAAAGCCAAGCTTTTGGTCTGACTCAAGCCTTGCATAAACTACAGCTTGTTGAGGAGGACCCTTCAGATGAGGCAGATTTACAGAGTTTGTGGTCTGAACCAAGAGAGTCACCTCAAGGGAGCTGTGAGGTAGATGCAACAGCAATTAGGAAGATTGAAGATGAGGTACAAGAGCTGGCATGCAATCAGACTTTACTTTCTGGCAGAAATGATGAAAACAAAACTAACTTAGATGAGTTTgaacaaagagaaaacagataTTCCATTAAATACAGAGTGACAGCTATGTCTAAAGCAAACAGCAAATTCCCAGCTAAGGATATAAGCCCCAGAAGACATGTAGCTACTATCTTCCCCCAAAGTGAAAGCAAATGTGGCTTTGGCAAGTTATCTCTTGGCAGACTGGAGTGCAACCCACTGTTTCCTGAACCTACTCCAAAGTCCAGAAAGTCCAAGGATGAAAGTAGCCTCAGCAATGATGGGCTGGTCATGGAGAAATCTGAGATCCCGCTCCAAGTTACTGTAATATCCAACAAAGAACCACTTAGTCAGTCCTTCCATCATAAGTCTAATAACATTTCACAAGTACATCAAAATGAGGTTAAGAATGTCTCAGGGTCACCACCAAAGCATGAGAGTTCTAAAGATGTGACAGTAACTCAGATTTTAGAGGAATTAAGAACTCCAGCCCAGTTCTCtaacctcagggaaaaaaatttCTCTGACCATCAGTGGAGCCCTCTCTTTATCCTGGAACCTACTCAGAAATCTGTGGAAAACCTCTCACTGCCCAGTTGTCAGTCACAACATGGGAGTGCTCCATCGCCAGGGTGGGAACCTGAACCCCAGCTCTATCGTTCAAAGAGTTTAAAAAGCATCAATGTGCATGATGATCTGCTCCGCACAAGTCATCCTCCTAAAGCTAGGGGGCGCCATTTTTCTGAAACTACTTCTATTGACAATGCTTTCAGTCCTCTGCCATTTGGGAACGACTGCTCTGACAGCAATGGGAACAGTCGAAGATTCAGTTCTTTTTCTGAGCTTCCTTCCTCTGATGAAAATTGGCCTCTGTATAGCAATAGGACAAAAACGGCTCCCAAGTCCACATCATCTATATCCAGACCTATTGACTATGGGATTTTTGGTAAAGAACAACAATTGGCTTTCTTGGAGAATGTAAAGAGGTCACTCACACAGGGAAGATTATGGAAACCAAGTTTTCTCAAGAACCCTGGCTTCCTGAAAGATGAGTtgcttaatcccagcatgtcACAGCCAGAGTTATTAAAGTCAAACTCTCCTCGCAGCCAGGTGCCAGAAGATGTATTTCCAAGTGAACCACTTAATATCTATGAGGAGGATCGAGGGCACTCGGACTGCGACACAGACACAACCACCGATGATGAGTACTACCTGGACGAAAATGACAAAGAGTCAGAACTGTGA
- the Exph5 gene encoding exophilin-5 isoform X1 — protein sequence MTKVPQGFDFSFLNEEEARQILQVLERNEELQRAEKYRISKLQRTKRDIRWLQGVTGEWFEEIQRKKFCNETDVSQMLKPPLTYRLRKEMAKNDPMELQASRSKAPANHKLSVPSRMSFRSSFASLFSFRKSGKETLKPQSQRQKGSDGHVGLPMSVRRTTMQAKIYNSPVENQPVDSVFVPKPTIMREESGMPPPWDASLLENEFFQVLDDLDSQLSQEQSTSSLSSRMPFDYASRTQFHHSYSRENRHGNTLRRHKDHHHETSNMSIYDILRPGTPREGFKTFSPRTRAIYDMYRTREPRVLKEDFMPNNTFGSTSLCFDSRQRSASPAMGHFTARSLHFPATSQSKSSFIPASHQQSPKRTPLSSIIWNSSDSTGDRQTQDSFLKTPPPMDIDPADQYMYTCPFQESRRYELYHSSNAYQSVPMDKATSPDTLEDSENMPFYHQDKPRSRSFFSNPFRRCREQRFGPSSLWSQQEGHTSWSDFHQGRKPFASFDKDFEMISVEANNIPLAHGLGSPLQHWGPSSPTYGTYIFRGQEEPHRRQSDFQVSSLENMEIAHANLNQSPPHLDTSNVFSMADSSCHTQSSGLEYQQDSSPTEVHINKEPHSLGIAQTLTPSFKTSFPLIPDDKGTSQRPNFQDPKDTLQKVIPNKPDFLPIRSCTGVTVASSDFAQSQSLTETQLNIPGTEMNNEKDINESVSESKQPCLDQTNKTGGTPKPVSQIMVTNPSPNFQQSLSQDSAHLDRLCDNISDTVSSRRSPRVFPRKGGSQTFILQRDKDTEPKTDERVPGNGKVGSATLPSFPSPNQSLHQESTSSHKDHSSIINHNQQCSEPTENQKLQSPQEPAVSDSSPADHSFLNALVPSTTVFFRRSPTGKDPSLEEGEGKDSVSKSQNKYPLPPSVSQKSSDSPLPVHDEGADVVKGYSPFRNAKGKGRVRHRISCIEKLSKMESQSTPMSEDRSILQEDQSDANTTGLSTVYCTLPRKSSSFLIKIRQPESKIMTASIRNGPLPFQIKNSVEDTARNSISNKGNPSSPETMSEYSQVASDLATETPEATKRMTSMKAIRSASVRKGPLPFLVTRAMSCPSGLPCTSMERNRSKRSLVSNIDASTMTPGPWERTINPLESDSAVKDYLLTKRHHQKECSQEGTEKDRETSASKTSLFSPSSKDGPFCTDMSGKESRKALHKFKTTSMFSVSGDKDNVKCLEVVSVYYTLPRKPSKQFCNLLQQYAQNMDSLTESLQMETKTSPNALEGNELHCSTQEQSGIPLSEELKMQVDSAHTTENKANLQLPDKGSFEPILEEMASVGTDDSLQKGKPKTRENFPDNISKTPLDKRRKLHSSLTLQEKNVTEEKSENCQQFVKGENKGLSVLSDHSEDDVENSQTSSSGEHAGGVSITSTESERCLQEDHAAVVVGDSSSGSHPRGVKGTTETDCPKLTDNMLSDSESQAFGLTQALHKLQLVEEDPSDEADLQSLWSEPRESPQGSCEVDATAIRKIEDEVQELACNQTLLSGRNDENKTNLDEFEQRENRYSIKYRVTAMSKANSKFPAKDISPRRHVATIFPQSESKCGFGKLSLGRLECNPLFPEPTPKSRKSKDESSLSNDGLVMEKSEIPLQVTVISNKEPLSQSFHHKSNNISQVHQNEVKNVSGSPPKHESSKDVTVTQILEELRTPAQFSNLREKNFSDHQWSPLFILEPTQKSVENLSLPSCQSQHGSAPSPGWEPEPQLYRSKSLKSINVHDDLLRTSHPPKARGRHFSETTSIDNAFSPLPFGNDCSDSNGNSRRFSSFSELPSSDENWPLYSNRTKTAPKSTSSISRPIDYGIFGKEQQLAFLENVKRSLTQGRLWKPSFLKNPGFLKDELLNPSMSQPELLKSNSPRSQVPEDVFPSEPLNIYEEDRGHSDCDTDTTTDDEYYLDENDKESEL from the exons CAGGCAAAAATATACAATTCTCCAGTGGAAAATCAACCAGTTGACAGTGTGTTTGTCCCTAAGCCAACCATTATGAGGGAAGAGAGTGGCATGCCTCCTCCATGGGATGCTTCCCTGCTAGAAAATGAATTTTTCCAAG TTTTAGATGACTTGGATAGTCAGCTCTCTCAGGAACAATCTACAAGCTCACTGAGCAGTAGAATGCCTTTCGACTATGCATCAAGGACACAGTTCCATCATTCTTACTCCAGGGAGAACAGGCATGGAAATACCCTGAGGAGACACAAAGAtcaccatcatgaaacttccaaTATGTCCATCTATGACATCCTCAGACCAGGAACTCCAAGAGAAGGTTTTAAAACCTTTTCTCCCAGGACAAGGGCAATTTATGATATGTACAGGACAAGGGAGCCCAGAGTCTTAAAAGAAGATTTTATGCCCAATAATACTTTTGGTAGTACATCTCTGTGTTTTGACAGCAGACAGCGATCAGCCTCACCAGCCATGGGACATTTCACTGCAAGGAGCTTACATTTTCCAGCCACATCTCAGAGCAAGAGTAGTTTTATACCAGCAAGCCATCAGCAGAGCCCAAAGAGAACTCCTTTATCATCCATCATATGGAATAGTTCAGATTCTACTGGAGACAGGCAGACCCAAGACAGCTTCttgaaaacaccaccaccaatgGATATCGACCCTGCTGACCAGTATATGTATACTTGCCCTTTTCAGGAGAGTAGGAGGTATGAATTGTATCATTCATCAAATGCTTATCAGAGTGTTCCCATGGATAAAGCCACAAGTCCTGACACATTGGAGGACTCAGAGAATATGCCATTCTACCATCAAGACAAGCCACGTTCAAGATCTTTCTTTAGCAATCCCTTTAGAAGATGCAGAGAACAGAGATTTGGACCAAGTTCTCTTTGGAGCCAACAGGAAGGACATACTTCCTGGTCTGACTTCCATCAAGGTAGGAAACCATTCGCTTCTTTTGACAAAGACTTTGAAATGATTTCTGTTGAAGCAAATAATATCCCATTGGCTCATGGCCTTGGTTCCCCATTGCAGCACTGGGGACCATCTTCTCCTACTTATGGAACGTATATTTTTAGAGGGCAGGAAGAGCCACATCGCAGGCAATCTGATTTTCAGGTGTCCTCCCTGGAGAACATGGAGATAGCACATGCTAATTTGAACCAGTCACCTCCCCATTTAGACACATCAAATGTTTTCTCCATGGCTGATTCAAGCTGCCACACCCAGTCTTCTGGTTTGGAGTATCAACAGGACAGTTCTCCTACAGAAGTTCATATCAACAAGGAACCCCACTCACTTGGCATTGCTCAGACTCTAACACCCTCATTCAAAACTTCTTTTCCCTTGATTCCTGATGATAAAGGAACTTCTCAGAGACCTAACTTTCAGGACCCCAAGGATACTCTGCAGAAAGTTATTCCAAATAAGCCAGACTTCCTTCCAATAAGAAGTTGTACAGGAGTTACTGTGGCCAGCAGTGATTTTGCGCAATCTCAGTCTCTTACTGAAACCCAGCTCAACATCCCAGGCACAGAAATGAATAATGAGAAAGACATAAATGAATCAGTTTCAGAAAGCAAACAGCCGTGTTTGGACCAGACAAACAAGACAGGTGGAACACCCAAGCCTGTTTCACAGATCATGGTTACTAACCCTTCACCTAATTTTCAACAGTCTCTCTCCCAGGACTCAGCCCACCTCGACAGGCTTTGTGATAATATATCTGATACAGTAAGTTCCAGAAGGTCACCCAGAGTCTTTCCCAGGAAAGGTGGTTCCCAAACTTTCATATTACAAAGAGATAAAGACACTGAACCTAAAACAGATGAGCGTGTTCCTGGGAATGGGAAAGTTGGCTCAGCAACTTTGCCATCTTTTCCCAGCCCAAATCAAAGTCTTCACCAGGAATCAACATCAAGTCATAAAGACCATTCAAGTATTATTAACCATAACCAGCAGTGCTCTGAACCCACAGAGAATCAAAAACTACAGTCTCCACAAGAGCCTGCAGTTTCAGATTCCTCACCAGCAGATCATTCTTTCCTCAATGCTCTTGTTCCTTCTACTACAGTGTTCTTCAGGAGAAGCCCTACAGGCAAAGACCCATCtctggaagaaggagaaggaaaagatagTGTTAGCAAGAGCCAAAACAAGTACCCTCTACCGCCCTCGGTAAGCCAAAAGAGCAGTGACAGCCCACTGCCTGTACATGATGAAGGAGCTGATGTGGTCAAAGGCTATTCTCCCTTCAGAAATGCAAAGGGAAAAGGCAGAGTGAGACATCGTATATCCTGTATTGAAAAGCTAAGCAAAATGGAAAGTCAGTCAACACCCATGAGTGAAGACAGGAGCATTCTTCAGGAGGACCAAAGCGATGCCAACACTACTGGCCTGAGCACAGTCTATTGCACCTTGCCAAGAAAATCATCCAGTTTTCTCATCAAAATCAGGCAGCCAGAGAGTAAGATAATGACTGCTTCAATTAGGAATGGACCTCTTCCATTCCAGATAAAAAATTCTGTGGAAGATACAGCTAGAAACAGTATATCTAACAAAGGCAATCCCAGCTCTCCTGAGACAATGAGTGAATATTCCCAGGTTGCTTCAGATTTGGCAACAGAGACACCTGAAGCCACCAAGAGAATGACAAGTATGAAGGCCATTAGATCTGCTTCTGTTAGAAAAGGGCCACTCCCATTCCTCGTCACGAGGGCCATGTCATGTCCTTCAGGGTTGCCATGTACCTCAATGGAAAGAAATAGAAGTAAAAGGTCATTGGTGTCCAACATAGATGCTTCTACTATGACACCAGGGCCTTGGGAGAGAACTATTAACCCTCTGGAAAGCGATTCAGCTGTTAAAGATTATCTTTTAACCAAAAGACACCACCAAAAGGAATGTTCTCAGGAAGGCACTGAAAAAGACAGGGAGACTTCAGCCTCTAAAACAAGCTTATTTTCCCCTTCAAGTAAAGATGGACCTTTTTGCACAGATATGTCtggaaaagaaagtagaaaagcaTTACATAAATTTAAGACAACTAGTATGTTTTCCGTTTCTGGTGATAAGGACAATGTAAAATGTCTTGAAGTGGTTTCAGTATATTATACTCTACCAAGGAAACCCAGCAAACAATTTTGTAACCTCCTCCAACAGTATGCACAAAACATGGACTCACTTACAGAATCTTTGCAAATGGAGACCAAAACAAGTCCTAATGCTTTAGAAGGAAATGAATTACACTGTTCTACCCAAGAACAGTCAGGAATACCTTTATCTGAGGAGCTAAAGATGCAGGTTGACTCTGCTCACACCACTGAAAATAAGGCCAACTTGCAATTACCGGATAAAGGGTCCTTCGAGCCTATTTTAGAGGAAATGGCTTCTGTTGGGACAGATGATTCTCTTCAAAAAGGAAAACCTAAAACTAGAGAAAATTTCCCAGATAATATATCTAAAACACCTCTAGATAAGAGGAGAAAATTACACAGCTCATTAACGCTTCAGGAAAAAAATGTGACAGAAGAAAAATCTGAAAACTGTCAACAATTTGTTAAAGGAGAAAACAAGGGTCTTTCTGTTCTGTCAGACCATTCAGAAGATGATGTTGAAAATTCCCAAACCAGTAGTTCTGGAGAGCATGCAGGTGGTGTAAGCATTACATCAACTGAAAGTGAAAGGTGTCTTCAGGAAGATCATGCAGCTGTGGTTGTAGGTGACAGCTCCAGTGGGTCACATCCAAGGGGAGTCAAGGGCACAACTGAAACAGACTGCCCCAAACTTACTGATAACATGCTTTCTGACTCAGAAAGCCAAGCTTTTGGTCTGACTCAAGCCTTGCATAAACTACAGCTTGTTGAGGAGGACCCTTCAGATGAGGCAGATTTACAGAGTTTGTGGTCTGAACCAAGAGAGTCACCTCAAGGGAGCTGTGAGGTAGATGCAACAGCAATTAGGAAGATTGAAGATGAGGTACAAGAGCTGGCATGCAATCAGACTTTACTTTCTGGCAGAAATGATGAAAACAAAACTAACTTAGATGAGTTTgaacaaagagaaaacagataTTCCATTAAATACAGAGTGACAGCTATGTCTAAAGCAAACAGCAAATTCCCAGCTAAGGATATAAGCCCCAGAAGACATGTAGCTACTATCTTCCCCCAAAGTGAAAGCAAATGTGGCTTTGGCAAGTTATCTCTTGGCAGACTGGAGTGCAACCCACTGTTTCCTGAACCTACTCCAAAGTCCAGAAAGTCCAAGGATGAAAGTAGCCTCAGCAATGATGGGCTGGTCATGGAGAAATCTGAGATCCCGCTCCAAGTTACTGTAATATCCAACAAAGAACCACTTAGTCAGTCCTTCCATCATAAGTCTAATAACATTTCACAAGTACATCAAAATGAGGTTAAGAATGTCTCAGGGTCACCACCAAAGCATGAGAGTTCTAAAGATGTGACAGTAACTCAGATTTTAGAGGAATTAAGAACTCCAGCCCAGTTCTCtaacctcagggaaaaaaatttCTCTGACCATCAGTGGAGCCCTCTCTTTATCCTGGAACCTACTCAGAAATCTGTGGAAAACCTCTCACTGCCCAGTTGTCAGTCACAACATGGGAGTGCTCCATCGCCAGGGTGGGAACCTGAACCCCAGCTCTATCGTTCAAAGAGTTTAAAAAGCATCAATGTGCATGATGATCTGCTCCGCACAAGTCATCCTCCTAAAGCTAGGGGGCGCCATTTTTCTGAAACTACTTCTATTGACAATGCTTTCAGTCCTCTGCCATTTGGGAACGACTGCTCTGACAGCAATGGGAACAGTCGAAGATTCAGTTCTTTTTCTGAGCTTCCTTCCTCTGATGAAAATTGGCCTCTGTATAGCAATAGGACAAAAACGGCTCCCAAGTCCACATCATCTATATCCAGACCTATTGACTATGGGATTTTTGGTAAAGAACAACAATTGGCTTTCTTGGAGAATGTAAAGAGGTCACTCACACAGGGAAGATTATGGAAACCAAGTTTTCTCAAGAACCCTGGCTTCCTGAAAGATGAGTtgcttaatcccagcatgtcACAGCCAGAGTTATTAAAGTCAAACTCTCCTCGCAGCCAGGTGCCAGAAGATGTATTTCCAAGTGAACCACTTAATATCTATGAGGAGGATCGAGGGCACTCGGACTGCGACACAGACACAACCACCGATGATGAGTACTACCTGGACGAAAATGACAAAGAGTCAGAACTGTGA